The sequence AGCCTGGCTTCTTTCCTCATCTTGGATTTCTTTGGTTGTTGCCTCCGGCAAGGGACTTTTGTTAGCTTCGGCTGtcgtgctgtggctgctgggcttCCTTATGCTCGAGGCTGTGCTGATGTGTCACCTTGAGCTTCGGCCAGGGGAACATGCTCGGAGTAAGATGCTGCTTGAGAGGGGGGTCTCCACTCCTCCACAGCAGGCTCTGCGTGCTCCGGCTTCTGACCAACTAGGCGACTCCTGTTTGCTCTTCTCCCCCTTCTAGACAACGTGACGTGGGCGTTGCCGAGGAGAGGTCACCCTATGGTCCCTTGCTGGGTAGGTGGAGAACTCATCCGAAGCCTACTTGCTTCCCTTtgcccagtgctgggggctctgctgtgggctgccccTGGCACACAGCTGAGCGCCACGCAGCcgcttcctccctccctccctccctccctctctgctgcgggatgggggagagaagtaGAGGGGCTCCCCGCTTTTCAgcatgctgcagcagctcatttcCTTGTGGGTCTGCACAGGTCGGGAGGCAGAGATTGACCGCTTTGAATTCTGCTTGGAGGCCTATAAGCATTTGGAAGAACCACATGTCCTGGCATTTGTGGGCATTCCAGGCTCTGGAAAGAGCCACTTACTTGCCGAGCTGGCCATTTTAGGCcgggctgctgggcacaggtAAGCACTGTGGAGCTGTCGCTTTGGCACCCCTCCGCCACCCATCCCCTGGCGTTTGCAGAACGCAGTtcgggtgctgctgtgcccagcccttgcactgcagcctcccaAAAAAGCCTGCTGCGGACCCAGCCAAGCAGTACCCACCTCCTCAGAGAGTTCCAGCTGGCTCTGTGAGCCACTGTTCTCCTCCTTTGCCCCTGGGCCGAGCACAGAGAGACGGAAAGAGCtccagctgaggagctgaggggaagCAAGGTGGCCCATCTCAGAAGCGCTGCTTGCCCTCTGGCTGTTTTCCAGAAGGAGCACTGGGGCAGAAAAGCCTTGCTGCGGGCCGGGCGGCAGACGCAGACCCGCCACCTGCTGAGGCCTTCCTTCTTAACCCAATGAGTGCCTCTGCAGGGGGTGCATAGTGCGAgccgggctggggctgcagaggcgCAGGGGCCGCGGCCAGCCCTCCCAGTGACCCGCTTGCAGCCGCCCACGGGGGCTCTTTCTTATACGACGAGTGGAAAGCTCGGTCCTCTCCAGGACGCACTTGGAGAGTCCcgctttcctctgcagaaaggaCCAGGCGGCTCACCTATAAAACACTGCTGTCCAGGCAGGCTGGAGCTACCGGGAGGCAATTCTGGATCTCAGCGCCTTCTGCTTTTGCACCGCAGGGTCAACGCTGTGGAACTGGCAGAGGAGAACTTGAAGCAGCCCTTCTCTGCCATCCGTCTGCTGGTGGCCAGGGCACTGGGTCTCCAGGCCGGTGAGACTTGCAGTGACAGGCAGCGCGCCCTGCAGACCGTGCTCCAAGGCACAATAGAAGAGAGCAGCTATTGCTTGCTCAACGATGTTTTCTTAGTGGAGGTGAGAGCGAGAGGCTGTCCTGCTTggatgctctgctgggagcagctcagctcagggctgggactCGCGGGGCTCGTACCCCACCTGTCTGATTCCTGTGCCCAGGAGTCTCCCTGTGCGTGGGGTGCTCCTGTGCCACGCATGTGTCCTGGGTCTCGTTCAGCAACCTGGAAGTGGCATTGAagtggggctggtgctggccgcACGCAAGAGCAGAGgcattctgctctgcagtcttGCTTTGCGGGATAGGTGTGCCTAGACCCTCAGCTATGttcctctctgtctttcctggaCAGTTTCCCATCACAGACGAGGTGTGCAGGATGCGTCACACTGAATGGAACAGTGCGTTCCACCTGACTTGTACGCAAGTGCTACAGAAGGTGAGCACGTCTCCCTCCTCCCGCCTCACAGGAGCCAAACAACCGTGCTGGCTGCGGGCTCCGCGCTGGAGCTGCCTGAGGGGGTGGCAGGATGAGGCGCCCAGGTCATGGCCCTTCAAGAACTTTGCCcagcttctctccttctgccaGGGAACTGATGTTAGAGGAGGCCTTACAGTCTCTCAGAAGCAAAGTTGCTAAACTCCTGGAGAGGGAGGTGGCCGAGGAGAGGCTTCTGGCTATCCCCTTGTCTTGAGGAGAGAAAGTCCTCCCCAGAAGACACTCAAGAATCCACCAGATTCCACTCAGAgccacctgtttttttttttttttcaggtgcttGGAGGGGAATTTGGCATATTTTTCGTCGACAATGCCCACTTTGTGGACTCTGAGTCCTGGTCTATCGTGTGGCCCCTGCTCCAAAGCATCACGGTCCTTATGGTCATGAGCTTAGCTCCGGGCCATGCCAGAGCAGAGGACATTTTCAAAGCTGCCACAGACAGCACAACATCGGAGAGAATCACCTGTCTTCGTCTGGAAGGGCTGAAAGCTTCCGACGTGGTGCGGAAAGCCTGCCAGGAGCTTGGAGTGCGCAGCATCCCCAGGGAGCTGGCAAGGTAAAGCCAAGTCGCGCAGCTCTTCTGAAGGGGTTGCATTTATGCTGACCACGGCTGGGAATCGCCCTGCAAAAAAGGCAGCCACGGGGCTGATGGGTCTCTCCTTAAGCCTGGCCATAGCAGGTGTGAGCTGAGAATGGGCAACTGCCACGAGGCAGCAGAGTGTGGATGGTGTCAGCCCTTTGCTGTTGCCGTGGcttgctcttctgtgctttagGCACTGTCCAGCAGCCTTTCCTGATGGATTCCCAGGAACGCTGTGGGTCTGGGGGGCCCCAGGCACTCACGCCCCATCCAGAAGCCAGGCGTAGCCATGTTGAAGAGGCTGGTTAGCCTACGAGACCCGAGTGACTCACCACCCACCAGAACTGTGCTGCACCTTACTTCCCTGGTGTCGGTTGTGCTCCTGCCCAGGTTCCTGATCCAGAGAAGCTCTGGCGTCCCATATTACTGTGAGGAACTGCTGCGCTCCCTGCGTTGCAACAACATGCTCTTGTTGCACACCGGGAGGCCgaaggaaggagaggacagCTGGCAGAGCCTGATGGGTAAGCACCCTTGTTGCCGATCAGCTGTTGGCTGTGGTGCATCCTCTCCCACACAGCCGCACCTTGCTGCTCCCTTGGCAAAACACCAGCTCAGCTCCTTGTTCATGCTCCCCGTGCTCTTCCTGTCTTCTGCAGCCAAGGCATCACCCGCTGTCACAGCTGCCTCAAGCCCGGGTACCGGGAGTGACGGAGAAAGGATGTGTGCCATCAGACCAGACGTGAGCCTGGAGACCTCCATGCTGCCGTTTGCCTTGAAaggtgaggagctgagcagcGCTCGTCCAGTTTGTGGCTGTGCCCCAGCTTCGTTTCCTGGGGTGCAGGTGAGAGAGAGGCTGAGCACCTGCGTGCTGCAGTCACCCCCTCAGCCTCGGGGCTCAGCCAGGAAGGTGACTCCAGTCCAAGCAGGCTGTGGTTTTCCCCTGTTGGCAGTGGACCAGCTCTGAGCTGACCGGTGAGCTGCACACCATGGGTGGGGGAGCTCTGagtccagctctgggctggtGAGAATGCTTTGTGCTctctgtgtgcactgctggctATGAACCCAGTGCAGACCTAGTAGGTCCCCCTAGTAGGTGGGACGTGCATACCTGCTGGACCGTGCCCTCCCCATCACCGGTTGGGAGCATTTGTCTGTCTGAGTGTCTCTGTTTTCCCTGGCTCCTGTGACCTGTGACTGGGGGGGGAAGCAAAGCCATCTTGAAGATACCAACCCTGGGCTCTGGTTGCCCAGCAGGTGCCGTCCTGAGGAAAGGAGGCCAAAGTCCTCCCCGTTTGCTCAGGTGAAACTCTCCGGCTTCTCCAACCTCAGGCTCAGGGACAGGCAAGACAGAGATGTGTTGCTTCTTCTTGGCAGAGATTGCGCTGGCTGAGCTGGACCGGATGGATCTACAGAAGCAGATGGTTCTGAAGTTTGCAGCCATCATAGGGCCGGTGTTTACAACCCAGCAGCTGGTTCACATCCTTCCCATCTCTGTAAATCAGTGGATTAATCCACTGCTGGACATGCTGGTGAAGGACAACATCCTGAAGCGGCTGAAGAACACAGAGGAGCTGGAAGATGTGCAAGGTGCTCCAGAGGGGCCGGCCACCTCCGGGCAGGCAGGAAGCGGTAAGTGGTGGCTGCAGCGTGAGCCCAGGAGCGCTGGGGCTCCACAGGGCCCTGCTCACGCAGCTTTGTGCAGAGGGAGATTCTCAGTGGCTGTTGGAAGTGCCTCTGCCACTGTGCTAGCAGGCGCTGGTCGGAGCCCGGGCTGGGCTCAGACGGCAGCAGCACTCACCCAAGTGTGGCCTTTGCCCCAGTTGGGGCAGCTTTGAGGTCTGGCCTCCGCTTTGGCTGAGGCCAGGACTCATTGCCTTGCAGCGGTGGAGAGGCCCTCCGTGAACATGGGGTCCAGAAAACAACAGTCTGACGTCCTGGCCTTCTGCgccccactgctgtgggaggCGACGTACGAGCTGTGGCCCACGAGGGAGAGGGTGAACATTCACCGCCAGTGTGCCGCCTTCCTGGAGAAGCATGCGCACAAATGCCAGAGGTGCCACGGAGGGgactttgtggccttccaccGCTTCGGCGTCTCCAGCCCCCAGAAGCAGGGGAgctgccagggctctgctgatGAGGatgactgctgcagctgggaggccTTAGTAGTTGCTGGAGAACACCTGAGGAGGGCCAGGACCCACCCTGCAGAGGGCGAGATTCTGGCAGAGGGCGAGCAGACAACTCTGCGGGCCGAGGACGGTGGCGAGTGCTCCTGCCAGTGCGAAGCCATCGCCGAAGCAgtgcttgtgcccctggctcgCCACTACAGGGCAATGGGCAGCACTTCCCAAGCCCTCCATTATGTGCTGGAGTGTGCGGCTGCCTACCTGCACGTCTCCAACAGCTACATGGTGAGTTACCCTGCTAGCCAGCACGAGCTGCATTAGCAGGGAGGAGGCCTGAGGGCTGACGGGGCTGGCCGCAGGCTCTGCACCAATGCTCacctgctgtctgtgtgcttgtTCCAAGGCCCTCATGAAGCTGAGCGAAGCAGAGGCTCTGAGGAGCTCCgtcaaaaaggaaagaaatgccaTCGACCGCTTTGAGGAGGCCATCTTCTTCAGCCTCAAAGGAGAGGTAAAGAGGCAGGCAAAAGCGGAGGGTGTCCGAAGAGATGCAGCCATACGcttcccctgctggcagggaatgttcctgccacagccagcccctggtccatttctgcagtctctgcagGTCTTGGGCAAGTCCTCCACATCTGCatgccttcctcttcctgtaCAGGTCTGCAGTAACGTGGGATGTGTGAAGCTGGCCAAGGAAATGAGCAGGCAGGCGCTGAGACTGCTGGAAAAGCGGTTCCCGCGAACCCGTGCCGGGGCCTTT comes from Gallus gallus isolate bGalGal1 chromosome Z, bGalGal1.mat.broiler.GRCg7b, whole genome shotgun sequence and encodes:
- the LOC121108326 gene encoding adenylate cyclase type 10-like; the encoded protein is MMVAYPGVVSCDAETCAASRLPSYCFRALPKRNLKGVISPTTVYQYVGTTEKQQRDVGVAEERSPYGPLLGREAEIDRFEFCLEAYKHLEEPHVLAFVGIPGSGKSHLLAELAILGRAAGHRVNAVELAEENLKQPFSAIRLLVARALGLQAGETCSDRQRALQTVLQGTIEESSYCLLNDVFLVEFPITDEVCRMRHTEWNSAFHLTCTQVLQKVLGGEFGIFFVDNAHFVDSESWSIVWPLLQSITVLMVMSLAPGHARAEDIFKAATDSTTSERITCLRLEGLKASDVVRKACQELGVRSIPRELAR
- the LOC121108529 gene encoding adenylate cyclase type 10-like, with product MLKRLVSLRDPSDSPPTRTVLHLTSLVSVVLLPRFLIQRSSGVPYYCEELLRSLRCNNMLLLHTGRPKEGEDSWQSLMAKASPAVTAASSPGTGSDGERMCAIRPDVSLETSMLPFALKEIALAELDRMDLQKQMVLKFAAIIGPVFTTQQLVHILPISVNQWINPLLDMLVKDNILKRLKNTEELEDVQGAPEGPATSGQAGSAVERPSVNMGSRKQQSDVLAFCAPLLWEATYELWPTRERVNIHRQCAAFLEKHAHKCQRCHGGDFVAFHRFGVSSPQKQGSCQGSADEDDCCSWEALVVAGEHLRRARTHPAEGEILAEGEQTTLRAEDGGECSCQCEAIAEAVLVPLARHYRAMGSTSQALHYVLECAAAYLHVSNSYMALMKLSEAEALRSSVKKERNAIDRFEEAIFFSLKGEVCSNVGCVKLAKEMSRQALRLLEKRFPRTRAGAFVKSLWEGLKRAPQATGRASFLPQEARRKKQAWLVQRSRCLSLLEDLYSQEGTSGGQRFSRLAALMKANTDSKMHSYQAADSHIGQALN